From a region of the Lentilactobacillus curieae genome:
- a CDS encoding DUF7671 family protein gives MKGKYEVFQYIGVPITTDDSGNYMIKKDENGEFKLHSWRTGKHTKGKPQGVGQIFITENNMLVAVIKEIPVKFKDRHEYTPLQRFTSEFVSDGIVREAQTEI, from the coding sequence ATGAAGGGAAAGTACGAAGTTTTTCAATATATCGGAGTTCCAATCACCACTGATGATTCGGGAAACTATATGATAAAAAAAGACGAGAATGGCGAGTTTAAACTTCATAGTTGGAGAACTGGTAAACACACCAAGGGTAAACCTCAGGGGGTAGGCCAAATCTTTATTACTGAAAATAATATGCTGGTGGCGGTAATTAAGGAAATTCCAGTTAAGTTCAAAGATCGCCACGAATATACACCACTGCAAAGATTTACTAGTGAGTTTGTTAGTGATGGAATTGTTAGGGAAGCACAGACAGAAATATAA
- a CDS encoding glycine cleavage system protein H: MAQTSFWDKLKALFSANKASTESFGTPEVKDGIWYATKTDGNYLLGIDTSVYDQIGQITFADFPTDQSTIEIDDDILDIEGDKSVETLKSPIAGEVIERNSDIGKDIDRLNQPDPKINWIMVIKKTKS; encoded by the coding sequence ATGGCACAAACATCATTTTGGGATAAACTCAAAGCCCTTTTCTCAGCTAATAAAGCTAGTACCGAATCATTCGGGACACCCGAAGTTAAAGACGGCATTTGGTACGCCACCAAGACTGATGGAAATTACCTGCTAGGAATTGACACATCAGTTTATGACCAAATCGGCCAAATTACCTTCGCTGATTTTCCTACCGATCAATCAACCATTGAAATCGATGACGACATTTTGGATATCGAAGGAGATAAGTCAGTTGAAACTTTGAAAAGCCCAATTGCTGGCGAGGTAATTGAACGAAACTCAGATATTGGGAAGGATATCGATAGACTAAACCAACCTGATCCTAAGATTAACTGGATTATGGTCATTAAAAAGACAAAAAGTTAG
- a CDS encoding lipoate--protein ligase — MYLIDTQRDGKEIFDARVNQSLDNYFVNEKKLPGHGFMMYINQPSVIIGKNQNVWAEVNTDYLREHDIQLVRRTSGGGAVYHDMGNLIFENIVIDDDSEFGNYAHFAEPVLKALQKLGVDVKMKENSSDLIFQDKKFSGMTMFKSGNSLAAGGTIMYDLNLENAHYSLTENECEKAKRLGVASKRSPMINLKDYLPEDMDINSLRDYLLKEIFAVEDLSEIEVYHMTDDDWKIIDQRMKETYGTDEWNFGRNPGYYHYAARNFESGKLGINYTVVDGKVEHLKLNPDFIPDGDLGEIEKRLVGKNPSINMIEKAVKKSKLRNVDFNQLVNFLNEFLNN; from the coding sequence ATGTATTTGATAGATACCCAAAGAGATGGCAAAGAAATCTTTGATGCAAGAGTAAACCAGTCCTTAGATAATTATTTTGTAAATGAAAAAAAGTTACCAGGACACGGTTTTATGATGTATATCAATCAGCCGTCAGTAATTATCGGTAAGAACCAAAATGTGTGGGCCGAAGTCAACACTGATTACCTCCGTGAACACGATATTCAACTAGTTAGAAGGACTTCCGGAGGCGGAGCAGTCTATCACGATATGGGAAACCTGATTTTTGAAAACATCGTGATTGATGATGACTCTGAGTTTGGTAACTATGCCCACTTTGCTGAGCCGGTGTTAAAGGCCCTGCAAAAACTAGGCGTCGATGTGAAGATGAAGGAAAATAGCAGTGACCTGATTTTTCAGGATAAAAAATTTTCTGGAATGACTATGTTTAAGAGTGGCAATAGTCTGGCTGCGGGCGGAACAATTATGTATGATTTGAATCTGGAAAATGCCCATTACAGCCTAACGGAAAATGAATGTGAAAAAGCTAAACGATTGGGAGTTGCTTCAAAACGTAGCCCGATGATCAATTTAAAAGATTATCTACCAGAAGATATGGATATTAACAGCCTAAGAGACTATCTTTTGAAGGAAATATTCGCCGTTGAAGATCTGAGCGAAATTGAAGTCTACCATATGACTGATGACGACTGGAAAATTATTGATCAGAGAATGAAGGAAACTTATGGAACCGATGAGTGGAACTTTGGTAGGAATCCTGGTTATTACCATTATGCAGCCCGAAATTTTGAATCCGGAAAGTTAGGGATCAACTACACTGTTGTCGATGGGAAGGTCGAACATTTAAAGCTTAACCCGGACTTTATTCCCGATGGTGATCTTGGTGAAATTGAGAAAAGGTTGGTTGGTAAGAACCCGTCAATAAATATGATTGAGAAGGCTGTGAAGAAATCTAAGCTCCGAAACGTGGATTTTAACCAATTAGTTAACTTCTTAAATGAGTTTTTAAACAACTAA